A single window of Metallosphaera hakonensis JCM 8857 = DSM 7519 DNA harbors:
- a CDS encoding malto-oligosyltrehalose synthase, whose product MTAREPNLVATYRLQLNKGFPFSAVTQLLDYFQELGVSHLYLSPVLKARPSSSHGYDVVDPTAINDELGGMDDYLDLLRQAKERSLGVIQDIVPNHMAVHQDNWRLMDLLRKWRESRYYEYFDHYRGDKLILPFLEADLETVLREGKIRVEGDWIRYGDLKFPINEEGRRYLETLDRLGAEELRKLLSLQHYELRYWKESPNYRRFFAVNDLIAVKVELDHVFQESHSLILGLPVDGLRIDHVDGLRDPGKYLTSLREKVGNKVIYVEKILQLHEKLREDWPVEGTTGYDFLNYVNLLLVTEPEKMVKIYEDFVERKVNVEELIRESKKLVAETLFKGDLEMLSMELQVDFNYLVEFLSCLRIYRSYVGNERELEECDRGNKIPRDKIARLQQYMPAIFAKGYEDTALFRYNALISVNEVGSDLATMSISMEEFHRFNVERRGTRSINATSTHDTKFSEDVRARISVISEIPDTWRERVWYWHDLLKPRVDRNDEYRLYQTLVGSYQDSPDYGERLKNHMIKVLREAKTHTTWENPNTEYEQEMISLVEEVLHNRSFVEDFLEFESTVVRLGYKKSLVTLALKMLSPGVPDIYQGTEVWRFLLTDPDNRIPVDFERLKTVMRNLPREMELDPSDERVKMWFTRELLKLRRRGLGEYEPIEHGFRRGNVILLFSPKVTKVQEGEVELGEDYVNLVNGERERKVNLRELERYGILVLMKG is encoded by the coding sequence GTGACGGCGAGAGAGCCTAACCTAGTCGCAACCTATAGGCTTCAGCTCAACAAGGGATTTCCTTTCAGTGCCGTCACTCAGCTCCTGGACTATTTTCAGGAGTTAGGCGTCTCTCACCTTTATCTGTCTCCCGTCCTCAAGGCCAGACCTTCAAGTTCCCACGGATATGACGTGGTGGATCCCACGGCAATTAATGATGAGCTAGGAGGAATGGACGACTACCTGGACCTGCTGAGACAGGCCAAGGAGAGATCGCTTGGAGTGATACAGGACATTGTTCCAAACCACATGGCGGTTCATCAGGACAACTGGAGATTGATGGATTTGTTGAGGAAATGGAGGGAAAGCCGATATTACGAGTACTTCGACCACTACCGTGGGGACAAGTTAATACTCCCCTTCCTCGAGGCTGACCTGGAGACGGTCCTTAGAGAAGGAAAGATCAGGGTGGAGGGGGACTGGATCAGATATGGAGACCTCAAGTTCCCCATAAATGAGGAGGGGAGGCGGTACCTGGAAACCCTGGACCGATTGGGAGCGGAGGAATTGAGGAAACTTCTTTCACTTCAACATTATGAGTTGAGATACTGGAAAGAAAGCCCCAACTATCGCAGGTTCTTCGCCGTCAACGATTTGATAGCGGTGAAGGTGGAGCTTGACCACGTATTTCAGGAGTCCCACTCCCTCATTCTAGGCCTCCCCGTGGACGGTCTCAGAATAGATCATGTGGACGGTCTCAGAGACCCAGGTAAGTATCTGACTTCACTTAGAGAGAAGGTGGGGAATAAAGTAATCTACGTGGAGAAAATACTCCAACTCCACGAGAAGCTAAGGGAAGACTGGCCGGTGGAGGGGACCACTGGGTACGATTTCCTGAACTACGTTAATCTTCTGTTGGTTACCGAGCCCGAAAAGATGGTGAAGATTTACGAGGACTTCGTGGAGAGGAAGGTGAACGTAGAAGAATTGATTCGGGAATCAAAGAAACTTGTGGCTGAGACCCTCTTCAAGGGAGACCTTGAGATGCTCTCCATGGAACTACAAGTTGATTTCAATTACCTGGTGGAGTTCCTCTCATGTTTAAGGATCTACAGAAGCTATGTTGGAAACGAGAGGGAGTTAGAGGAATGCGATAGGGGAAACAAGATTCCTAGGGACAAGATAGCTAGGTTGCAACAATATATGCCCGCGATCTTTGCAAAGGGTTATGAGGACACCGCCCTCTTTAGGTATAACGCGTTAATCTCGGTTAACGAAGTGGGAAGTGACCTTGCAACCATGTCGATCTCCATGGAGGAATTTCACAGGTTTAACGTGGAGAGGAGAGGAACCAGGTCCATTAACGCAACCTCAACCCACGACACTAAGTTCAGCGAGGACGTTAGGGCCAGGATATCGGTGATCTCTGAGATTCCTGATACCTGGAGGGAGAGGGTGTGGTATTGGCACGACCTCCTGAAACCTAGGGTGGACAGAAACGACGAGTACAGGCTATATCAAACGTTGGTCGGAAGCTATCAGGACTCTCCGGATTACGGTGAGAGGCTCAAGAACCACATGATTAAGGTATTGAGGGAGGCCAAGACTCACACTACTTGGGAGAACCCCAACACCGAGTACGAGCAGGAGATGATTTCCTTAGTTGAAGAGGTCCTTCACAACAGGTCCTTCGTCGAGGATTTCCTGGAGTTTGAGAGCACGGTGGTGAGGTTAGGTTACAAGAAATCCCTTGTCACGCTTGCGTTGAAGATGCTCTCCCCTGGAGTTCCAGACATCTATCAGGGAACGGAGGTTTGGAGATTTCTTTTGACCGATCCTGACAACAGGATTCCCGTGGACTTTGAGAGGCTGAAGACGGTGATGCGTAACTTGCCTAGGGAGATGGAACTCGACCCATCAGATGAGAGAGTCAAGATGTGGTTCACCAGGGAACTGTTGAAACTAAGGAGGAGGGGATTAGGGGAGTACGAGCCCATTGAACACGGGTTCAGGAGGGGAAACGTAATTCTCCTTTTCTCTCCCAAGGTAACGAAGGTTCAGGAAGGGGAGGTGGAATTAGGGGAGGATTACGTCAACCTCGTCAACGGAGAAAGGGAGAGGAAAGTGAACCTAAGGGAACTAGAGAGGTATGGGATCTTGGTTTTGATGAAAGGTTAA
- the glgX gene encoding glycogen debranching protein GlgX: MVFETRDRPLRPGRPYPLGSNWIEEEDGVNFSLFSENAEKVEIVLFSNKNDPKEVIEVKNRTGDIWHTFVPGLIPGQLYGYRVHGPYKPEVGLRFNPNKVLIDPYAKAVSGPVKWDDSLFGYKIGDQAQDISFDERDSSGFIPKSVVIDPHFDWDDDFHKRRPELKDTIIYETHVKGATKLRLDLPEEIRGTYLGLSSRQMIEYLKDFGFTSVELMPVYQFIDQRFLVEKGLANYWGYDPINFFSPECRYSSSGCEGGQVIEFKRMVNELHNAGIEVIIDVVYNHTAEGNHLGPTLSFKGIDNLAYYMLVPDNKRFYLDFTGTGNTLNLSHPRVIQMVLDSLRYWVTEMHVDGFRFDLAAALARELYNVNMLNTFFITIQQDPILSQVKLIAEPWDVGPGRYQVGNFPHMWAEWNGKYRDTMRRFWRGEQLPYSEVANRLMGSPDIYLGNNKTPFASINYITSHDGFTLEDLVSYDQKHNEVNGFNNQDGMNDNFSWNCGAEGPTDDPKVWECREKQKRNFLITLMVSQGVPMILGGDELSRTQRGNNNAFCQDNEVSWYDWNLDERRAKFQEFVMRMVRFYRAHPVFRRSKYFQGKKLHGLPMKDVTFLTPDGKEVDEQTWNSPTQTVVVLLEGSAMDENNSRGERIADDSFLIVLNANPNAIKLNPPRGKWRLVVSSMREEKVDVVESGKEVEIEGRTALVFRRIES, translated from the coding sequence ATGGTCTTTGAAACTAGGGATAGGCCACTGAGACCCGGTAGACCCTACCCTCTGGGATCGAACTGGATAGAGGAGGAAGACGGAGTTAACTTCTCTCTCTTTTCAGAAAACGCCGAGAAAGTGGAAATAGTTCTCTTCTCCAACAAGAACGATCCCAAGGAGGTCATTGAAGTCAAAAATAGGACTGGAGATATTTGGCACACTTTCGTTCCAGGCCTGATACCGGGTCAACTTTACGGTTATAGGGTTCACGGTCCCTACAAACCCGAGGTAGGGTTAAGGTTTAATCCCAACAAAGTCCTCATTGACCCTTACGCTAAGGCCGTCTCAGGACCAGTGAAGTGGGACGACTCACTCTTCGGATACAAGATAGGCGATCAGGCCCAGGACATTTCCTTTGACGAGAGGGACTCCAGCGGGTTCATACCGAAGTCCGTGGTGATAGATCCTCACTTTGACTGGGACGACGATTTCCACAAGAGGAGGCCAGAGTTAAAGGACACCATTATATACGAGACCCACGTGAAGGGAGCAACTAAGCTTAGGTTGGACCTGCCAGAGGAGATCAGGGGAACGTACCTAGGACTATCGTCAAGACAAATGATTGAGTACCTCAAGGACTTCGGGTTTACGTCCGTGGAGCTGATGCCGGTATATCAGTTCATAGATCAACGTTTTCTTGTGGAGAAGGGACTTGCTAACTACTGGGGGTACGACCCAATAAACTTCTTCTCTCCCGAGTGCAGGTACTCAAGCAGCGGATGTGAAGGAGGGCAAGTAATCGAGTTCAAGAGAATGGTGAATGAGCTCCATAACGCCGGGATAGAGGTGATCATTGACGTTGTATACAATCACACCGCAGAGGGAAATCACCTGGGACCCACGTTAAGTTTCAAGGGGATTGACAACCTAGCGTATTACATGCTGGTTCCGGACAACAAGAGGTTTTACCTGGATTTCACGGGGACAGGGAACACCCTGAACTTAAGCCATCCAAGGGTCATACAAATGGTACTAGATAGCCTGAGGTACTGGGTCACTGAAATGCATGTGGACGGTTTCAGGTTCGACTTAGCTGCAGCTTTAGCCAGGGAGCTTTACAACGTCAACATGCTCAACACCTTCTTCATCACCATACAACAGGACCCGATCCTCTCCCAGGTGAAACTCATAGCGGAGCCTTGGGACGTGGGTCCAGGGAGGTATCAGGTGGGGAATTTCCCTCACATGTGGGCTGAATGGAACGGTAAATATAGGGACACCATGAGGAGGTTCTGGAGAGGCGAACAGCTTCCCTACTCTGAGGTGGCCAACAGGCTCATGGGATCCCCTGATATATACCTGGGTAACAATAAGACGCCCTTTGCCAGCATAAACTACATCACTTCCCACGACGGGTTCACCCTTGAGGACTTGGTGAGTTACGATCAGAAACACAACGAGGTCAACGGCTTCAATAATCAGGACGGAATGAATGATAACTTCAGTTGGAACTGTGGGGCGGAAGGTCCCACTGACGATCCCAAGGTCTGGGAGTGTAGGGAGAAACAGAAGAGGAACTTCCTCATCACCCTCATGGTGAGCCAGGGAGTTCCCATGATTCTTGGAGGGGATGAACTCAGCAGGACACAAAGGGGAAACAACAACGCGTTCTGCCAGGATAACGAGGTGAGCTGGTATGACTGGAACTTGGATGAGAGGAGAGCTAAGTTCCAAGAGTTCGTGATGAGAATGGTGAGGTTCTACAGAGCCCATCCGGTCTTTAGGAGGAGCAAGTATTTCCAAGGAAAGAAACTCCACGGACTACCCATGAAGGACGTTACGTTCTTAACTCCTGACGGGAAGGAGGTGGACGAGCAAACCTGGAACTCTCCCACTCAAACCGTGGTGGTCCTCCTTGAGGGGAGCGCCATGGATGAGAACAACTCCCGTGGGGAAAGAATAGCTGACGATTCGTTCCTAATAGTGCTGAACGCGAATCCCAACGCAATCAAGTTGAATCCTCCGCGGGGAAAGTGGAGATTGGTGGTGAGCTCCATGAGGGAGGAGAAGGTAGACGTGGTGGAATCTGGCAAGGAAGTGGAGATAGAGGGTAGGACCGCCCTGGTTTTCAGGAGGATAGAGTCGTGA
- a CDS encoding tyrosine-protein kinase family protein codes for MRISIRSSKGGVGKSTIAISLAKALAMKGYDVLLMDRDVVGYASYLAGIQGLGLVANLSEGKEIDVIRDFQVGDGSFTVLKYFGDGPRYRPDLGKIHANKELMNKGWEYYREFLTRKKYSFFIVDNAPMVMPKDEINVYEMEQFTSMFPHVPIKYIMVSDGLKQTIDDNIRYAKSLQSEIGENLGFVINMIKPDSVSEYRGVIGEIVRDMRFKIGALIPFYSELFQYTGDIQDFPVITQVKQLAEKIESGSEGVVE; via the coding sequence ATGAGAATCTCCATCAGGAGCTCCAAGGGAGGGGTCGGAAAGTCCACAATTGCTATTTCCCTTGCTAAGGCCTTGGCCATGAAGGGATATGACGTTCTCCTCATGGACAGAGACGTCGTAGGATACGCGTCGTATTTAGCAGGGATTCAAGGCTTAGGTCTTGTGGCCAATCTCTCCGAAGGAAAGGAAATCGATGTAATTAGGGATTTTCAGGTTGGAGATGGGAGTTTCACGGTTTTGAAATACTTTGGGGACGGGCCTAGGTATAGGCCAGATCTGGGGAAGATCCACGCCAACAAGGAATTAATGAACAAGGGATGGGAATATTATAGAGAATTTTTAACTAGAAAGAAATATTCCTTCTTTATTGTGGATAACGCCCCCATGGTCATGCCGAAAGATGAAATAAACGTATATGAGATGGAACAGTTCACGAGCATGTTCCCTCATGTTCCCATAAAGTACATCATGGTTTCCGACGGCCTTAAGCAAACCATAGACGATAACATAAGGTATGCTAAGTCCTTACAATCGGAAATAGGAGAGAACCTCGGCTTCGTAATAAATATGATCAAACCCGATTCAGTATCCGAGTACAGGGGCGTAATTGGGGAGATCGTGAGGGACATGAGATTTAAGATCGGTGCCCTGATCCCCTTCTACAGCGAACTTTTCCAGTACACGGGCGATATTCAGGATTTTCCCGTGATAACTCAGGTTAAACAATTGGCTGAGAAAATAGAGAGTGGTTCCGAGGGAGTGGTGGAATAA
- the treZ gene encoding malto-oligosyltrehalose trehalohydrolase translates to MFGANSGKNGTIFSLWAPYCSWVNLKIGDERIPMKKDERGYFLVEVDVTPGTKYKFETDKGEIPDPASRFQPEGVHGPSQVIPTDFSWEDHDWKGLNKNQLIIYELHVGTFSSSWTFDGVVEKLDYLSDLGVTALEIMPVAQFPGIRGWGYDGVYLYAVQNSYGGPTGLKRLVNEAHKRQLGIILDVVYNHVGPEGNYMGLLGPYFSSKYKTPWGLTFNYDDRGSDEVRRFVLENLEYWIKEFHIDGFRLDAVHAIVDTSPTHILEEIADLAHAHGKLVIAESDLNDPRIVNPKEKCGYGVDAQWVDDFHHAIHAFITGERQGYYSDFGELQDIVKSLRDTFVYDGKFSRFRGKTHGKPVYLDGCSFVVYIQNHDQVGNRGGGERLSVLVDEERLKMAASLYILSPYIPMIWMGEEYGERNPFYYFSDFSDPELVRGVREGRKRENGQQTDPQSEETFKSSRLSWNVNQEILSVYKTLIKLRKEYVDCKRDAEVNSGDMWMTVNKGKLLTVFSFKPSVIAIKGRGKLVMGSKSFPREITGETRFEEGFGIYMREVEET, encoded by the coding sequence ATGTTTGGCGCAAATTCAGGAAAGAACGGTACAATTTTCTCCCTCTGGGCCCCGTACTGCTCATGGGTTAACTTGAAGATTGGAGATGAGAGAATCCCCATGAAGAAGGACGAAAGGGGTTACTTCCTCGTGGAAGTTGACGTTACACCAGGTACCAAGTATAAATTCGAAACAGATAAGGGAGAAATCCCTGACCCGGCGTCACGATTTCAACCCGAGGGAGTCCACGGCCCATCCCAGGTCATCCCCACAGATTTTTCATGGGAAGACCATGATTGGAAAGGATTAAACAAGAACCAGTTAATCATATATGAACTTCACGTGGGAACGTTCTCCAGTTCGTGGACCTTTGATGGGGTCGTGGAGAAGTTGGATTACCTCTCCGACCTTGGCGTAACTGCCCTGGAGATTATGCCCGTGGCGCAATTCCCCGGGATCAGGGGATGGGGTTACGACGGAGTTTACCTATACGCTGTACAGAACTCGTATGGAGGACCCACGGGACTTAAGAGGCTCGTGAACGAGGCCCACAAGAGACAACTTGGGATTATCCTAGACGTCGTTTACAATCACGTTGGTCCTGAGGGAAACTACATGGGTCTCCTGGGTCCGTACTTCTCGTCTAAATACAAGACACCGTGGGGTCTCACCTTCAATTACGACGACCGCGGTAGTGACGAGGTTAGAAGGTTCGTGCTCGAGAATCTGGAGTATTGGATTAAGGAGTTCCACATTGACGGATTTAGACTGGACGCGGTTCACGCCATAGTTGACACTTCCCCCACACATATCTTAGAGGAAATTGCCGATTTAGCTCACGCTCACGGGAAGCTCGTCATAGCCGAGAGCGACCTCAACGATCCGAGGATCGTGAACCCCAAGGAGAAGTGCGGTTATGGAGTGGATGCTCAATGGGTGGACGACTTCCATCACGCCATTCACGCCTTCATCACGGGGGAAAGGCAAGGCTATTACTCCGATTTCGGCGAATTGCAGGACATAGTTAAGTCCTTGAGGGACACCTTCGTTTACGATGGGAAGTTCTCCAGGTTCAGGGGGAAGACCCATGGGAAACCGGTTTACCTGGACGGTTGTAGCTTCGTAGTCTACATTCAGAATCACGATCAAGTGGGTAACAGAGGTGGAGGAGAGAGGCTCTCCGTGTTAGTGGATGAGGAGAGGTTGAAGATGGCTGCCTCTCTCTATATCCTGTCCCCCTACATCCCCATGATTTGGATGGGTGAGGAGTACGGGGAGAGGAATCCCTTCTACTACTTCTCAGACTTCTCTGATCCTGAGCTCGTGAGGGGAGTTAGAGAGGGGAGGAAAAGGGAGAACGGTCAGCAGACCGATCCCCAGTCCGAGGAAACTTTCAAGTCCTCGCGTTTGTCATGGAACGTGAACCAGGAAATCCTTTCGGTGTATAAAACCCTGATCAAGTTGAGGAAAGAGTACGTGGACTGCAAAAGGGACGCGGAGGTTAACAGTGGAGATATGTGGATGACCGTGAATAAAGGGAAGCTGTTGACGGTCTTTTCCTTTAAGCCCAGTGTGATCGCGATTAAAGGTAGGGGAAAGTTAGTGATGGGGTCAAAATCTTTTCCGAGAGAGATCACCGGTGAAACCAGATTTGAAGAAGGGTTCGGCATCTATATGAGAGAGGTTGAGGAAACCTAA
- a CDS encoding AbrB/MazE/SpoVT family DNA-binding domain-containing protein has product MPETVVTRKYQVTIPKEIREALGIKVGDKLIVKIEDSKVVLELVKRVSRTQIIE; this is encoded by the coding sequence ATGCCAGAAACAGTGGTAACGAGAAAATACCAAGTCACAATTCCCAAGGAGATAAGGGAGGCCTTGGGGATTAAAGTGGGAGATAAGCTAATCGTGAAGATTGAGGATAGTAAGGTAGTATTGGAACTTGTCAAGAGAGTGTCCCGAACGCAAATAATTGAATAA
- a CDS encoding type II toxin-antitoxin system VapC family toxin, whose amino-acid sequence MKNLLKGKRVYIDTNVFIYVALKNPEFYDKCYKVLEMLLSDEFEGFGSDLVLLEPYGGLSNINVEAAYEAVNSYLDLPLSILKADRITFNYAKEISKLSGVTYDSLHAALIAQNEVDVVVTEDLSDWGKIERAWSRAKKTLSVKDLVIVSPTRGKSTGNM is encoded by the coding sequence TTGAAGAATCTCTTGAAGGGGAAACGGGTATACATTGATACCAACGTCTTTATTTATGTGGCGTTAAAAAATCCAGAATTCTATGATAAATGCTACAAGGTACTTGAAATGCTTCTCTCTGATGAATTTGAAGGTTTCGGCTCTGATCTCGTTCTGTTGGAACCCTATGGTGGTCTTTCCAATATTAATGTTGAAGCTGCGTACGAGGCAGTGAATTCGTATTTAGACCTCCCATTATCAATTCTTAAGGCAGATAGAATAACATTCAATTATGCTAAAGAAATATCTAAATTATCCGGAGTCACTTACGATTCCTTACATGCAGCTTTAATAGCGCAAAACGAAGTTGACGTAGTAGTTACAGAGGATTTGAGCGATTGGGGTAAAATAGAGAGAGCATGGTCTAGGGCTAAGAAGACGCTCAGCGTTAAAGACTTAGTTATCGTTTCACCCACTAGAGGTAAATCAACAGGAAATATGTAA
- a CDS encoding transposase yields MIEGVQVPVYSQERLESLAQVMALEQFKLISPNPEKLVQAAPSLLQGNRGKDYVYLTRLGEGLGSLVGKTFTFWDQCGKVGKGKFGTVLAVDESGLTVGEKGELEALRDGVGLIPWRRKGVKARSVDLVHPVRCSLMLQFADLRGESPSLFLLHSVQEVVKHVEVDYVLADAGFLNFQVLREMPVKVVVRGKSGLKGFQQLSSLRLQESVRKVEDRTYVAYRELELDGLYYYDVVYVKDKERPRHFTFVTNFKGDPYTLAELYRLRWQIEEGFKVKKARIELVRKLRNKVFLFLYYTILDNAWNLFNRVVFGYVTPGKKFISFDSFIKLL; encoded by the coding sequence ATGATAGAAGGAGTACAAGTTCCCGTGTACTCCCAAGAGAGGTTGGAGTCCCTCGCTCAAGTTATGGCATTGGAGCAGTTTAAACTTATCTCCCCCAATCCTGAGAAGCTGGTCCAGGCAGCTCCTTCCCTACTTCAGGGGAACAGGGGGAAGGACTACGTGTACCTCACGAGGTTGGGAGAGGGGTTGGGCTCGCTTGTGGGCAAGACCTTCACGTTCTGGGACCAGTGCGGGAAGGTGGGTAAGGGGAAGTTCGGGACCGTGCTTGCAGTCGACGAGAGCGGGCTCACGGTGGGGGAGAAGGGGGAGTTGGAGGCCTTGAGGGACGGAGTTGGACTCATCCCGTGGAGGAGGAAGGGAGTGAAGGCCAGGAGCGTGGACTTAGTTCACCCAGTGAGGTGTTCCCTCATGCTCCAGTTCGCCGACCTGAGAGGAGAGAGCCCTTCTCTCTTCCTCCTCCACTCGGTGCAGGAGGTCGTGAAGCACGTGGAGGTAGATTACGTGCTCGCAGACGCGGGTTTCCTCAACTTCCAGGTACTGAGGGAGATGCCCGTGAAGGTCGTGGTGAGGGGGAAGTCCGGGTTGAAGGGCTTTCAGCAGCTCTCCTCCCTTCGTCTCCAGGAGAGCGTAAGGAAGGTGGAAGACAGGACTTACGTGGCGTACAGGGAGCTGGAGCTCGACGGCCTCTACTACTACGACGTGGTCTACGTGAAGGACAAGGAGAGGCCCAGGCACTTCACCTTCGTCACCAACTTCAAGGGCGACCCCTACACCTTAGCTGAACTCTACAGGCTAAGGTGGCAGATCGAGGAGGGCTTCAAGGTCAAGAAGGCCAGGATAGAGCTGGTGAGGAAGCTCAGGAACAAGGTCTTCCTCTTCCTCTACTACACGATACTGGACAACGCGTGGAACCTGTTCAACCGTGTCGTCTTCGGCTACGTCACTCCAGGCAAGAAGTTCATCTCCTTCGACTCCTTCATCAAACTTCTCTAA
- a CDS encoding winged helix-turn-helix domain-containing protein has protein sequence MDSFTRILKDRTRKDILIYLYNKNKATYSDILHDLNLSTGKLNYHLKILEPLITKEGEYYMLNEKGRQLVEIMRSLENHKEVSEYTKYIPQFLALVSLIFLFVSGGLISNQINANTNQPIVSTPQALYVFYSISVIALLTSAFLLYTQETKGLERLMMFISIIFPYVFYLNGHFFVYWVLPAYLIVTSSVAIHYYIYELLPSLIYYLGILPKFINHDVRLMSILWGFLLIIDTLTSFSGSYLIDLTPLLLGISTLMGGESLENYRVLFVITLVVIAGGVLFKILVLH, from the coding sequence ATGGATAGCTTTACGAGAATCCTGAAGGACAGAACCAGAAAAGATATATTGATTTATCTTTATAATAAGAACAAGGCTACATATTCAGATATCCTGCATGATCTGAATTTATCTACAGGTAAATTAAATTATCATCTTAAAATCCTAGAACCACTGATCACCAAGGAGGGAGAGTACTACATGCTTAACGAAAAGGGAAGGCAGTTAGTAGAAATAATGAGGAGTCTGGAAAATCATAAAGAGGTGTCTGAATATACTAAATATATACCGCAATTTTTAGCCCTTGTATCGTTAATTTTCTTATTTGTATCGGGAGGTCTAATTTCTAACCAGATAAATGCCAATACTAACCAACCTATCGTTTCCACCCCCCAAGCACTTTACGTATTTTACTCCATCTCAGTGATTGCCTTGCTCACATCAGCTTTTTTGCTTTACACCCAGGAGACGAAGGGTTTAGAGAGGTTGATGATGTTCATATCAATTATTTTCCCATACGTCTTTTACCTTAACGGGCACTTCTTCGTTTATTGGGTTTTACCTGCTTACCTTATTGTGACCTCGTCTGTCGCTATCCACTATTATATTTACGAACTACTACCTTCATTAATATACTATCTCGGAATATTGCCTAAATTCATAAATCATGATGTTAGATTAATGTCAATTTTGTGGGGATTTTTATTGATAATTGATACGTTAACGAGCTTCTCTGGCTCATATCTAATAGACCTAACACCTTTATTGTTGGGTATTTCAACATTAATGGGTGGAGAGTCCTTAGAGAACTATAGGGTACTCTTCGTAATTACATTGGTCGTAATAGCGGGCGGTGTGCTATTCAAGATCTTGGTTTTACATTAA
- a CDS encoding ATP-binding protein — METEEIKRVILDQRELLREKLSKERIIEREVRHDVSKNTAYLITGPRRAGKSIYAVQLSGGKKFARVDFDDERLSGIRVGDINKVLEAIYQIQGQAELLILDEIQNVVGWELFVSRLRDVMPVIVTGSNARLMSDEMGTYLTGRHLDFTLLPFSFREFLRYHEVKVEESTRGIALIKSKLEEYLNTGGFPESYNLNPGLYLRTLFDDVVVRDIMVRCKIKKSVRELARFLAENIGREVSTRRLADVFSISHQTVNKYLECMGNSYLFLLVKRFTGKNLEKYSLPRKVYLIEPAIYTALVGDEGKTRKMENAVLLELLRNKYYNSRQYEVYYHRSEESEVDFVIDGEIREAIQVSYEGDGLRERELRALEKFSDKFRNFNLKLVTWETEGEEVLKNGRKVKVIPLCKFMLRGGDTH; from the coding sequence GTGGAAACCGAGGAGATTAAGAGGGTTATCTTGGACCAACGGGAGCTCTTGAGGGAAAAACTATCAAAGGAGAGGATCATAGAACGGGAGGTGAGGCACGACGTCAGTAAGAACACCGCATATCTAATCACAGGTCCCAGGAGGGCAGGGAAGTCGATTTACGCAGTGCAACTTAGTGGTGGGAAAAAGTTTGCAAGGGTGGACTTCGATGATGAGAGGTTGTCCGGAATTCGGGTTGGAGACATCAACAAGGTCCTTGAGGCCATCTACCAGATTCAAGGTCAGGCGGAGTTGCTCATCCTTGATGAGATCCAAAACGTAGTAGGATGGGAGCTCTTCGTATCGAGGCTAAGGGACGTGATGCCTGTAATAGTTACGGGAAGCAACGCTAGATTGATGAGTGACGAGATGGGGACCTATCTCACGGGAAGACACCTAGATTTCACTCTCCTTCCCTTCTCATTCAGGGAATTCCTCAGATACCATGAAGTGAAGGTTGAGGAAAGCACCAGGGGGATAGCGCTGATCAAGAGCAAACTGGAGGAGTACCTGAACACTGGAGGTTTCCCAGAGAGCTACAACCTAAATCCGGGGCTTTATCTGCGTACTCTGTTCGACGACGTCGTTGTTAGGGACATCATGGTAAGGTGTAAGATCAAGAAGAGCGTGAGGGAGTTAGCTCGCTTCCTAGCTGAAAACATAGGGAGAGAGGTGTCCACTAGGAGGTTGGCTGACGTTTTCTCTATTTCACATCAAACAGTAAATAAATACCTGGAATGTATGGGGAACTCATATCTCTTCCTCCTCGTGAAGAGGTTCACGGGGAAGAATTTGGAGAAATACTCCCTGCCAAGGAAGGTTTACCTGATTGAGCCGGCTATCTATACAGCGTTAGTTGGCGATGAGGGGAAGACGAGGAAGATGGAAAACGCGGTTCTTTTGGAGTTGTTGAGAAACAAGTATTATAATTCTCGTCAATATGAAGTGTATTACCACAGAAGTGAGGAGAGCGAGGTTGATTTCGTAATAGATGGTGAGATCAGGGAGGCGATACAGGTAAGTTATGAGGGGGACGGTCTAAGAGAGAGGGAGTTGAGAGCGTTAGAAAAATTCTCCGACAAGTTCAGGAACTTCAACCTGAAACTTGTTACGTGGGAGACTGAAGGGGAAGAAGTGCTCAAGAACGGTAGGAAGGTAAAGGTAATTCCCCTGTGTAAGTTCATGTTAAGAGGTGGAGATACACATTAA